Proteins co-encoded in one Sparus aurata chromosome 18, fSpaAur1.1, whole genome shotgun sequence genomic window:
- the pcdh11 gene encoding protocadherin-11 X-linked isoform X3, which translates to MDLASQAHVLVVLLTCVVLLCRAQERDYTVKEEQPENVRIGNLRKDLDLNLDPNIRLSSPLQFKPVYKTGDVPLVRVEANTGEIFTTSHRIDREKLCSGVFAEKRCYYEIEVAVLPDEIFRLVKIRFLIEDVNDNAPLFQSTVINISIPENTAINTRYPVPSAFDPDVGINGIQHYELVKSVSEFGLDIIETPEGDKWPQLIVQQNLDREQKDTFVMKIKVEDGGNPPKSSTAILQVTISDVNDNRPIFKDSELEVTVPENAPMGTSVAQLHATDADLGSNAQIHFAFSNQISASTKRHFAIDSSTGLITVKQPLDREVTPVHKLIVLASDGSSTPSRATVIVNVTDVNDNVPTIDTRYIINLVNGTVLLSENAPLNTKIALITVTDKDADLYGKVACYTDHDVPFRLKPVFNDQFLLETAAPLDYETTREYAIKIVASDRGTPPLNTSAMVLIKIKDENDNAPIFPQPEIQLSIPENNDPSTQLIKISATDADSGHNAEIIYTLGPDAPDGFNIDRRSGILSVGKRLDREKQERYSFTVIARDNGSASLQSNVTVRLIVQDLNDNSPAFTHPEYNFYVPENLPLYGTVGLITVTDSDAGDNAVITLSILNGKDNFIIDPQTGVIKPNITFDREQQSSYTFMVKAVDGGQPPSSSYAKVTINVVDVNDNRPVFVIPSSNYSYDLVRTTTTPGAVVTRVFAIDNDTGMNAELQYSIISSIIITSRVSPRGLFAIDKTTGNITLQEKIVAADQGLHRLVVKVKDLGQPESLHAIALIHLFVNDTVSNATFIQEQLRKSMETPLDRNIGDSEVTPQANGYVIVVIAIIAGTMTVILVIFVTALVRCRQTPRHKVVQKGKQSGEWVSPNQDNRQIKKKKKRKKRSPKSLLLNFVTIDESKPDDPTHEHVNGTLDLPVELEEQTMGKYNWATTPTTFKPDSPDLAKHYKSASPQPTFQIKPETPVAPKKHHVIQELPLDNTFVVGCDSLSKCSSTSSDPYSVSECSCQGGFKTAGQITTRQETALKPPHYGTLCGTGTARSHRIKINL; encoded by the exons ATGGACTTAGCAAGTCAGGCTCATGTGCTGGTGGTCTTGCTCACCTGTGTGGTCTTGCTATGCCGGGCCCAGGAGAGGGACTACACGGTGAaggaggagcagccagagaacGTCCGCATCGGGAACCTGCGCAAGGACCTGGACCTCAACCTGGACCCCAACATCAGGCTATCCTCGCCGCTGCAGTTCAAGCCTGTGTACAAGACAGGCGACGTGCCTTTGGTGAGGGTGGAGGCCAACACGGGGGAGATCTTTACCACCAGTCACAGAATCGACCGGGAGAAGCTGTGCTCCGGGGTCTTCGCCGAGAAACGCTGCTACTATGAGATCGAGGTGGCCGTGCTGCCCGACGAGATCTTCAGATTGGTCAAGATCCGCTTCCTGATCGAGGATGTAAATGACAACGCGCCGCTTTTCCAGTCCACTGTAATCAACATCTCCATCCCAGAGAACACAGCCATCAACACCCGATACCCGGTGCCCTCGGCATTTGACCCCGACGTAGGAATCAATGGGATCCAACATTATGAGCTGGTCAAG AGCGTCAGCGAGTTTGGCTTAGACATCATTGAGACTCCTGAGGGCGACAAGTGGCCGCAGCTCATCGTTCAGCAGAACCTGGATCGCGAGCAGAAGGACACCTTCGTCATGAAGATAAAGGTGGAGGATGGTGGCAACCCTCCCAAGTCCAGCACTGCCATTCTCCAGGTCACCATCTCTGATGTCAATGACAATCGTCCAATCTTCAAGGACAGTGAGCTGGAGGTCACAGTCCCAGAGAATGCCCCCATGGGGACATCGGTCGCTCAGCTTCACGCAACGGACGCTGACTTGGGTTCCAACGCACAGATCCACTTCGCCTTCAGCAACCAGATCTCTGCCTCAACCAAACGTCACTTTGCCATCGATAGCTCTACAGGACTGATCACTGTGAAGCAGCCACTGGACAGGGAGGTAACTCCTGTTCATAAACTCATCGTTCTCGCCAGTGACGGCAGCTCCACCCCCTCCAGAGCCACAGTGATTGTTAATGTAACAGACGTTAATGACAATGTTCCCACCATAGACACTCGCTACATTATCAACCTGGTTAATGGGACTGTTCTTCTGTCTGAGAATGCACCTCTCAACACCAAAATAGCCCTAATTACTGTTACTGACAAGGATGCCGATCTTTATGGCAAAGTAGCTTGCTACACTGACCATGATGTTCCTTTTCGGTTGAAGCCTGTCTTTAATGATCAATTTTTACTAGAGACAGCTGCCCCCCTAGATTATGAGACGACTCGAGAATATGCAATTAAGATAGTGGCCTCGGATAGGGGGACGCCTCCTTTGAACACTTCAGCTATggttttaattaaaatcaaGGATGAGAACGACAATGCGCCAATCTTCCCCCAGCCGGAAATCCAACTTTCCATACCAGAGAACAATGACCCCTCTACACAGTTAATAAAAATCAGCGCCACTGACGCAGACAGCGGACATAATGCTGAGATTATTTATACTCTTGGCCCTGATGCGCCTGATGGGTTTAACATAGACAGACGGTCAGGAATCCTCTCTGTTGGCAAACGActggacagagagaaacaggagaGGTACTCATTCACTGTCATAGCGAGGGACAATGGCTCCGCGTCCCTGCAGAGCAATGTCACTGTCAGGCTAATCGTCCAGGACCTTAATGACAACAGCCCGGCTTTCACACACCCTGAGTACAACTTCTATGTGCCTGAGAACCTGCCTCTCTATGGAACTGTTGGGTTAATCACAGTGACGGACTCAGATGCGGGAGATAATGCTGTTATAACGCTGTCCATTTTGAACGGGAAAGATAATTTCATCATCGACCCCCAAACCGGTGTGATCAAGCCCAATATCACCTTTGATAGGGAGCAGCAAAGCTCTTACACATTTATGGTCAAGGCAGTTGATGGAGGGCAACCTCCGAGCTCCTCCTACGCCAAGGTCACTATCAATGTAGTCGACGTGAATGACAATCGCCCTGTGTTCGTCATCCCATCCTCCAATTACTCATATGACCTAGTGCgaaccaccaccacccctgGCGCTGTGGTCACCAGAGTGTTTGCCATTGACAATGACACAGGTATGAATGCTGAGCTGCAGTACAGTATTatcagcagcatcatcatcacatctAGGGTCTCCCCTCGAGGGCTCTTCGCCATCGACAAAACAACGGGTAACATAACACTGCAGGAGAAAATAGTGGCAGCTGATCAGGGGCTGCATAGGCTGGTAGTCAAGGTCAAAGATCTAGGCCAGCCTGAGTCATTACATGCTATTGCACTCATTCACTTGTTTGTCAATGACACTGTGTCAAACGCTACCTTTATTCAAGAGCAGCTGCGAAAAAGTATGGAGACACCCTTGGACCGTAACATAGGGGACAGTGAGGTAACTCCTCAAGCCAACGGATATGTGATTGTTGTCATAGCTATCATAGCAGGGACCATGACTGTCATCTTGGTGATATTTGTGACTGCCTTGGTGCGCTGCCGGCAGACACCCAGACACAAAGTGGTACAGAAGGGCAAGCAGAGTGGCGAGTGGGTATCACCCAACCAAGACAACCGTCagatcaagaagaagaagaagagaaagaagcgATCCCCAAAGAGCCTCCTGCTGAACTTTGTGACCATAGATGAATCCAAGCCTGACGACCCAACCCATGAGCATGTAAATGGTACACTGGATCTCCCTGTGGAGTTAGAGGAGCAAACCATGGGGAAGTACAACTGGGCCACCACGCCCACCACCTTCAAACCCGACAGCCCAGATTTAGCCAAGCATTACAAGTCAGCGTCCCCTCAGCCTACATTTCAAATCAAACCGGAGACTCCAGTGGCCCCAAAGAAACACCATGTGATCCAGGAGCTCCCATTGGACAACACGTTCGTGGTGGGCTGTGACTCACTCTCCAAGTGCTCATCGACTAGCTCCGACCCCTACAGTGTCTCAGAGTGCAGCTGTCAGGGGGGATTCAAGACTGCAGGGCAAATCACCACCCGACAG GAGACGGCACTGAAACCACCACACTATGGCACACTCTGTGGCACAGGTACAGCTCGCTCCCACAGGATTAAAATCAATCTCTAG